Proteins co-encoded in one Prosthecobacter sp. genomic window:
- a CDS encoding sugar transferase — MIQTSPTSLGQHLAACALRARHHLRHGLRKGAKRALDIICGSLVVLALSPLLIAAALTIIIVDGRPVTFAGKRVGKFCRLFPMMKFRTMRRDAEAIEKKIQEHKISKTAQHFVDPEHESVMKLRKALLKFSDAEKYPNDPRILPFGRFMRKFSVDELPQLFHIINGDMSLVGPRPFAMWEVAEFTPRDLLRHKIKPGLTGLWQISNRSKITHDEAIGLDLKYAAKQSLWLDLKILLMTVPIALKNRGGN; from the coding sequence ATGATCCAAACCTCACCGACCAGCCTGGGACAGCACCTAGCCGCCTGCGCCCTGCGCGCGCGCCATCATCTGCGCCACGGCTTGCGCAAAGGAGCGAAACGCGCGCTCGACATCATCTGCGGATCACTCGTGGTGCTGGCGCTGTCTCCGCTACTCATCGCCGCTGCGCTCACCATCATCATCGTCGATGGCAGGCCCGTCACCTTCGCCGGCAAGCGCGTCGGGAAGTTCTGCCGTCTGTTCCCGATGATGAAGTTTCGCACCATGCGCCGCGACGCGGAGGCCATCGAGAAAAAAATCCAGGAGCACAAGATCAGCAAGACCGCGCAGCACTTCGTCGATCCAGAACACGAATCCGTCATGAAGCTGCGCAAGGCGCTGCTGAAGTTCTCCGACGCGGAAAAATACCCCAACGACCCGCGCATCCTGCCCTTCGGCAGATTCATGCGCAAATTCTCCGTCGATGAGCTGCCGCAGCTCTTCCACATCATCAACGGCGACATGAGCCTCGTCGGCCCGCGCCCGTTTGCGATGTGGGAGGTGGCGGAATTCACGCCGCGTGATCTGCTGCGCCACAAGATCAAGCCCGGCCTCACCGGCCTCTGGCAGATCAGCAATCGCAGCAAGATCACCCACGACGAGGCCATCGGCCTCGATTTGAAGTACGCGGCGAAGCAGAGCCTCTGGCTCGACCTCAAAATCCTGCTCATGACCGTCCCCATTGCGCTCAAGAACCGCGGCGGCAACTGA
- a CDS encoding polysaccharide biosynthesis/export family protein: MKALTTPCLTVFGLLLVACAANRPSSQLPPPPPPPRVASHYSIQPGDLLGITFAGEPDLTQQTRVDWNGMINVPTLSAEGNAEMHAAGLSPSQLAAKLSSYAVSNKILVKARAQVLVIEYATLAYSVLGQVAQPGRYNFPRGVQPRLPIEEAVALAGGYTRLARQTKVLLKRGTQVYTVDLKKLAAEPGQPPVIIIPGDVITVTERMF, from the coding sequence ATGAAGGCCCTGACCACACCCTGCCTCACGGTTTTTGGACTGCTTTTGGTCGCCTGTGCGGCGAATCGTCCATCCTCCCAACTGCCGCCGCCCCCGCCTCCGCCGCGCGTCGCTTCTCATTACAGCATTCAGCCGGGGGATTTGCTGGGCATCACTTTTGCCGGAGAACCGGATCTGACACAGCAAACACGGGTGGACTGGAATGGCATGATCAACGTGCCAACGCTCTCTGCCGAGGGAAATGCGGAGATGCACGCCGCCGGCCTCAGCCCTTCGCAACTGGCTGCAAAACTCAGCTCCTATGCTGTGAGCAACAAAATTCTCGTCAAGGCCCGCGCCCAGGTGCTGGTGATCGAGTATGCCACGCTGGCCTACTCGGTGCTCGGCCAGGTGGCGCAGCCGGGGCGCTACAACTTCCCCCGTGGCGTCCAGCCGCGCCTGCCCATCGAGGAGGCGGTTGCACTGGCGGGTGGCTATACACGTCTCGCACGGCAGACGAAGGTGCTGCTCAAACGTGGCACTCAGGTTTACACGGTCGATTTGAAAAAACTCGCCGCTGAACCCGGCCAGCCGCCGGTCATCATCATTCCGGGTGATGTCATCACGGTCACGGAACGCATGTTCTGA
- a CDS encoding response regulator, with amino-acid sequence MSDSPDSAKKKILLIDDEPFITSLMAMNLEDTGRYEVREQNDSLKALDTIMDFVPDLVVLDVMMPDLDGADIIYRLKNDSRLKHIAVVFHTATVREAELHAHGGIISGFPFLAKPATTDQMIDFIEKHLPK; translated from the coding sequence ATGAGCGATTCTCCCGATTCCGCGAAGAAAAAAATCCTGCTCATTGATGACGAGCCGTTCATCACCAGCCTCATGGCCATGAACCTGGAGGACACCGGTCGTTACGAGGTGCGTGAGCAAAACGACTCGCTCAAGGCGCTCGACACGATCATGGATTTCGTCCCGGACCTCGTCGTGCTCGATGTCATGATGCCCGACCTCGATGGCGCCGACATCATCTACCGCCTCAAGAACGACTCGCGGCTCAAGCACATCGCCGTCGTCTTCCACACCGCCACCGTGCGCGAGGCTGAGCTGCACGCTCACGGCGGCATCATCAGCGGCTTCCCCTTCCTCGCCAAACCGGCCACGACCGACCAGATGATCGACTTCATCGAGAAGCACCTGCCGAAGTAG
- a CDS encoding polysaccharide pyruvyl transferase family protein, with amino-acid sequence MRILYLMKTQDSNLGDLLINKLLIDLLAEKADRMLFDVSGVSKQFRDALIADVPSPVIFATKRGLGYYLKLIFCRAYFDVIIAPPGHAGKASWRHVVPIAFAIYYRLLGVRYMRLGKSIPNNSGLGARLEKLLVRLSHHTMVRDQGSLERIRSFKNQRNISCAPDLIVLLSGKQPPNVVKNGGLIVSFRFDYYPEEKRAGFVQQVAALAAHYARQHALPVMLTWQVERDEACVRAIAAELNAMGIETALSEITLENLASTYCAASLILSNRLHVALTSLSLGANAWAVCDPAKDHKIIDAFQELHLGDRLLSIDQRNDLMSPANTPVDLRPARDELRAAIAATLT; translated from the coding sequence ATGAGAATCCTGTATTTGATGAAGACCCAGGACTCGAACCTCGGGGACCTCCTGATCAACAAGCTCCTGATCGACCTCCTCGCCGAAAAAGCGGATCGCATGCTCTTCGATGTCTCCGGTGTCTCGAAGCAGTTTCGCGATGCGCTGATCGCCGATGTCCCTTCACCGGTCATTTTTGCCACGAAACGCGGTCTCGGCTATTACCTGAAGCTGATCTTCTGCCGTGCCTACTTTGATGTCATCATCGCCCCGCCCGGCCACGCTGGCAAAGCGAGCTGGCGGCATGTGGTGCCCATCGCGTTCGCCATCTACTACCGCCTGCTCGGCGTGCGCTACATGCGCCTGGGCAAATCCATCCCGAACAACAGCGGCCTCGGTGCCCGGCTGGAAAAGCTCCTCGTCCGCCTCTCGCATCACACCATGGTGCGGGATCAGGGCAGCCTGGAGCGCATCCGCAGCTTCAAAAACCAGCGGAACATCTCCTGCGCGCCGGATCTCATCGTCCTGCTCTCCGGTAAACAACCGCCGAACGTGGTGAAGAATGGCGGGCTCATCGTCTCCTTCCGTTTCGACTACTACCCCGAGGAAAAGCGCGCCGGATTCGTGCAGCAGGTCGCCGCACTGGCCGCGCATTACGCCCGCCAGCATGCGCTGCCAGTCATGCTCACTTGGCAGGTGGAGCGGGATGAAGCCTGCGTCCGCGCCATCGCCGCTGAACTCAACGCCATGGGCATTGAAACCGCCCTGAGTGAGATCACCCTGGAAAATCTCGCGTCCACCTACTGCGCCGCATCGCTGATTCTCTCCAACCGCCTCCACGTCGCCCTCACCTCCCTCAGCCTCGGTGCCAATGCCTGGGCTGTTTGCGATCCGGCCAAGGACCACAAGATCATCGACGCCTTCCAAGAGCTGCATCTCGGCGACCGCCTCCTCAGCATCGACCAGCGCAACGATTTGATGTCCCCCGCCAATACGCCGGTGGATCTCCGCCCCGCGCGTGACGAACTGCGTGCCGCTATTGCGGCGACGCTGACTTAG
- a CDS encoding alpha/beta hydrolase, with the protein MKLTLSLLLLTSIAFAADTPAKKAEAPAKKAPAKKVYPQNPPKTVADFKYGPHERNVLDFWQAKSDKPTPLLFYIHGGGWMGGDKAGIAVEPFLKEGISVVSINYRFIHQAQEVVPPVKAPLTDAARALQTVRSKAVEWNIDKQRIGASGGSAGACSSLWLAFHPDMADPKSDDPIARESTRLLTAAVNGPQTTLDPKQMREWTPNSKYGGHAFLKKEENTNFDAFLAAREKILPWIAEYSPYALVSSDDPPVYCFFGAPPAIGQEQKDPTHTANFGVKLQEHCKANGVACDVVYPGAPEVKFKTVNEYLIAKLKEAK; encoded by the coding sequence ATGAAACTCACCCTTTCCCTCCTCCTGCTCACCAGCATTGCCTTTGCCGCTGACACACCGGCCAAGAAAGCTGAAGCGCCCGCCAAGAAGGCTCCGGCCAAGAAAGTTTATCCGCAGAACCCGCCGAAGACGGTGGCTGATTTCAAATATGGTCCGCACGAGCGCAACGTGCTCGATTTCTGGCAGGCGAAGTCGGACAAGCCGACGCCGCTGCTGTTTTACATCCATGGCGGCGGTTGGATGGGCGGGGACAAGGCGGGGATCGCGGTGGAGCCGTTTTTGAAGGAGGGGATTTCAGTGGTGTCGATCAACTACCGCTTCATTCATCAGGCGCAGGAGGTGGTGCCGCCCGTGAAGGCGCCGCTGACCGATGCGGCGCGTGCGTTGCAGACCGTGCGCAGCAAGGCGGTGGAGTGGAACATCGATAAGCAGCGCATCGGCGCGAGCGGCGGCTCGGCGGGCGCGTGTTCGAGTCTGTGGCTGGCCTTCCACCCCGACATGGCCGATCCGAAGAGCGATGATCCCATCGCGCGTGAATCGACACGTTTGTTGACCGCTGCGGTGAATGGTCCGCAGACCACGCTTGATCCGAAGCAGATGCGCGAATGGACGCCGAACAGCAAGTACGGCGGTCATGCCTTCTTGAAGAAGGAGGAAAACACGAACTTCGACGCCTTCCTGGCGGCGCGGGAGAAAATCCTGCCGTGGATCGCCGAGTACTCGCCTTACGCGCTCGTGTCGTCCGACGATCCGCCGGTTTATTGCTTTTTCGGTGCTCCTCCTGCGATTGGGCAGGAGCAGAAAGACCCGACGCACACGGCGAACTTCGGCGTGAAGTTGCAGGAGCATTGCAAGGCCAACGGCGTGGCCTGTGACGTGGTTTATCCCGGTGCGCCGGAGGTGAAGTTCAAGACGGTCAACGAGTATCTCATCGCGAAGCTCAAGGAAGCGAAGTGA
- a CDS encoding glycosyltransferase family A protein has protein sequence MDNTLVSVIIPCYNMEPYLAQTLESVINQTYKNLEIIVVDDGSKDGTANVAREYEKRDSRVKVLVQANKGASAARNLGLDHASGKYIALTDGDDWWAPTKIEKHVKHLEGDPSVGCSYSATQFVTLDGKLLHCRFPKTKNLSDYYLYCRNPITNGSTPVFRREVFDEHSFDEDKPRNNDVDCWLRICFTPPRKWKLEGVNEALTFYRVTPGSLSDKLDKHYDACLHTWQKSYQYAPDIAKKFAKLAEAFQLRNYARRAFSMRQSADCRRFMFQAMKTDMRMFLYEPVMTAATLAAVLLVPFVPGGKKKS, from the coding sequence ATGGACAACACGCTCGTCTCCGTCATCATCCCCTGCTACAACATGGAGCCCTATCTGGCGCAGACGCTGGAGTCGGTGATCAACCAGACCTACAAGAACCTGGAGATCATCGTCGTCGATGACGGCTCGAAAGACGGCACGGCGAATGTGGCGCGTGAGTATGAGAAGCGTGATTCGCGGGTGAAGGTGCTCGTGCAGGCCAACAAAGGCGCCTCCGCCGCGCGCAACCTCGGCCTCGACCATGCCAGCGGCAAATACATCGCCCTCACCGACGGCGATGACTGGTGGGCGCCCACCAAGATCGAGAAACACGTCAAGCATCTGGAGGGCGATCCCAGCGTCGGCTGCAGCTACTCCGCCACGCAGTTCGTCACGCTTGATGGCAAGCTGCTGCACTGCCGCTTTCCCAAGACGAAAAACCTCAGCGACTACTACCTCTACTGCCGCAATCCCATCACCAACGGCTCCACGCCCGTCTTCCGCCGCGAGGTCTTCGACGAGCACAGCTTTGACGAGGACAAGCCGCGCAACAATGACGTGGACTGCTGGCTGCGCATCTGCTTCACCCCGCCGCGGAAATGGAAGCTGGAGGGCGTCAACGAGGCGCTCACCTTCTACCGCGTCACACCCGGCAGCCTCTCCGACAAGCTCGACAAGCACTACGACGCCTGCCTGCACACCTGGCAAAAGTCGTACCAGTACGCGCCCGACATCGCCAAGAAGTTTGCCAAGCTGGCCGAGGCCTTCCAGCTCCGCAACTACGCCCGCCGCGCCTTCTCCATGCGCCAGAGCGCCGACTGCCGCCGCTTCATGTTCCAGGCCATGAAGACCGACATGCGCATGTTCCTCTACGAGCCCGTGATGACCGCCGCCACCCTCGCCGCCGTCCTGCTCGTGCCCTTTGTTCCCGGAGGAAAAAAGAAATCATGA
- a CDS encoding DUF1080 domain-containing protein, with the protein MKRQSILLCSFALAFGSVFSADQPAFRPIFNGKDLTGWYGLNPHSVMKLEGEKKDAALKKMRDEFATNWRVENDELVNDGHGPYATTEEEFGDIEFLIEYKTVAGADSGIYMRATPQVQIWDKNQVFDPAKPTRRPHLGSGGLFNNTPDTPGRDPLVVADKPFGEWNSFRIRQIGARTWVWLNDQLVVDGAPLENYPDKTKPLPTKGPIMLQTHGGEIRWRNLKVREIGAEEAKTILAEADAKK; encoded by the coding sequence ATGAAACGCCAATCCATCCTCCTCTGTAGTTTTGCACTCGCATTCGGCTCCGTCTTCAGCGCGGATCAACCCGCTTTCCGTCCGATCTTCAACGGCAAGGATCTCACCGGCTGGTATGGCCTGAATCCGCATTCTGTGATGAAGCTCGAAGGCGAGAAGAAGGACGCGGCGCTCAAGAAGATGCGCGATGAGTTCGCGACGAACTGGCGGGTGGAGAATGACGAGTTGGTCAATGACGGTCACGGACCGTATGCCACGACGGAGGAGGAGTTCGGCGACATCGAGTTTCTCATCGAATACAAGACCGTGGCCGGTGCCGACAGCGGCATCTACATGCGTGCCACGCCGCAGGTGCAGATCTGGGACAAGAACCAGGTCTTTGACCCTGCCAAGCCGACACGTCGGCCGCATCTCGGCTCCGGCGGTTTGTTCAACAACACGCCGGACACACCGGGCCGCGATCCGCTGGTGGTGGCGGACAAACCCTTTGGCGAGTGGAACAGCTTCCGCATCCGCCAGATCGGCGCGCGCACCTGGGTGTGGCTGAACGACCAGCTCGTCGTCGATGGCGCACCGCTGGAAAATTATCCTGACAAGACCAAACCACTGCCCACCAAAGGCCCGATCATGCTGCAAACGCACGGCGGTGAGATCCGCTGGCGGAACCTGAAGGTGCGCGAGATCGGCGCTGAGGAAGCGAAGACGATTCTCGCCGAAGCCGACGCGAAGAAGTGA
- a CDS encoding HAMP domain-containing sensor histidine kinase, whose protein sequence is MNSAPTPDSAPPQEDTLKKLEEAGALSHFASSIAHEVCNPLSQIVLATDLLAGPRPMTDDLRKKIVSFLRQGADRIDKAMKSMLQTCSPIETSMTAEDANTLIESALASMTLDPSVRVEKRLVPGLPTILVDKKHITETIVGLCANAVDAMLPGGGTLTITTALKTFNTSEREGWQRQSWFRAGDHAVVIEIADTGHGIHKSQMPLIFEAFYTTKAAGKGAGLGLTVAKKVVDLHHGRLEISNQPAGGVLVVLTLKSAAQP, encoded by the coding sequence ATGAACAGCGCACCCACGCCTGACAGCGCACCGCCGCAGGAAGACACCCTCAAGAAGCTTGAGGAGGCCGGTGCGCTCTCGCACTTCGCCTCCAGCATCGCTCACGAGGTCTGCAACCCGCTCAGCCAGATCGTCCTCGCCACCGACCTGCTCGCCGGGCCGCGACCGATGACCGACGATCTGCGCAAAAAGATCGTCAGCTTCCTGCGTCAGGGCGCGGACCGCATCGACAAGGCGATGAAAAGCATGCTGCAAACCTGCTCTCCGATTGAGACCAGCATGACCGCCGAGGATGCCAACACCCTCATCGAGAGCGCTCTCGCCTCCATGACCCTGGATCCCTCCGTGCGCGTCGAAAAGCGCTTGGTGCCGGGCCTGCCCACCATTCTCGTCGATAAAAAGCACATCACCGAGACCATCGTCGGCCTCTGCGCCAACGCGGTTGATGCCATGCTGCCCGGCGGTGGCACGCTCACCATCACCACAGCTTTGAAAACCTTCAACACCAGCGAGCGTGAAGGCTGGCAGCGACAGTCATGGTTCCGCGCGGGTGACCATGCCGTGGTCATTGAGATCGCCGACACGGGCCATGGCATTCATAAAAGCCAGATGCCTCTCATCTTTGAAGCGTTTTACACCACCAAGGCCGCCGGCAAAGGCGCGGGGCTGGGCCTCACCGTCGCCAAAAAGGTCGTTGATTTGCACCACGGACGATTAGAGATAAGCAACCAACCTGCAGGCGGAGTTCTGGTCGTTCTGACCTTGAAATCCGCCGCCCAACCTTGA
- a CDS encoding WecB/TagA/CpsF family glycosyltransferase, whose amino-acid sequence MKHRLPTLTILDIPIVRATEAEAMEEIRRLTEQPEPALVIYVNAHTLELTTRDPAYRQIVQEAAIVMNDGIGVSMAAKIVGSVSFPANLNGTDLTPLILKLAAERGWRVFLLGAQPGVAEKAAAKFVSQNPTLVISGTNSGFFKAEELEGVIQKIREARTDVLIVGMGNPVQEQWLARHQAQTGAKLGVGVGAFLDFSAGVFPRAPLWMQKMKIEWLYRMTREPKRLWKRYLVEAPVFLAHVALDVWKKKRRAKSASPQ is encoded by the coding sequence ATGAAGCACCGGCTGCCCACCCTCACGATTCTCGACATTCCCATCGTGCGCGCGACGGAGGCGGAGGCGATGGAGGAGATCCGGCGGCTGACGGAACAGCCGGAGCCGGCGCTGGTGATTTATGTGAACGCGCACACGCTGGAACTGACGACGCGTGATCCTGCGTATCGCCAGATCGTGCAGGAGGCGGCCATCGTGATGAATGACGGCATTGGGGTGTCCATGGCGGCGAAGATCGTGGGCAGCGTGTCGTTTCCGGCGAATCTGAACGGCACGGACCTGACGCCGTTGATTTTGAAACTGGCGGCGGAGCGGGGCTGGCGGGTGTTTCTGCTGGGAGCCCAGCCTGGCGTGGCGGAGAAGGCGGCGGCGAAGTTTGTCTCGCAGAATCCGACCCTGGTGATCAGCGGGACGAACTCGGGGTTCTTCAAAGCCGAGGAGCTGGAGGGCGTGATTCAGAAGATTCGTGAGGCGCGAACGGATGTGCTGATCGTGGGCATGGGCAATCCGGTGCAGGAGCAGTGGCTGGCGCGGCATCAGGCACAGACGGGGGCGAAGCTCGGCGTGGGTGTGGGCGCGTTCCTCGATTTTTCAGCGGGGGTGTTTCCGCGTGCGCCGCTGTGGATGCAGAAGATGAAGATCGAGTGGCTCTACCGCATGACACGCGAGCCGAAGCGGCTGTGGAAGCGCTATCTGGTCGAGGCGCCGGTGTTTCTGGCGCACGTGGCCCTGGACGTCTGGAAGAAGAAGCGGCGGGCTAAGTCAGCGTCGCCGCAATAG